A single region of the Selenomonas sp. oral taxon 920 genome encodes:
- a CDS encoding FAD-dependent oxidoreductase — translation MYDAVIVGGGPAGLSAAIYLARAKCKVLVVEKEKVGGQITITADVVNYPGTGKISGVDLAAQMEAQARGFGAEFITAEVIGLKLDQEIKELETTAGTVEALTVILATGANPRKVGFYGEKKFQGRGVAYCATCDAEFFTGMDIFVIGGGLAAVEESMFLSRYGKSVTILVRSDKFRAPQTAVDALANYPNIKVRFNTIVERVGGETMISYADFRDEATGKIEHYMAKEGETFGVFVFAGYVPNTGLFREHIALSEQGYIITNEEKETNVKGVFAAGDVCIKTLRQVVTAVSDGAVAAVAAERHAAALHDRLKLEAFARAEVDASRFEQRKSSIEKEAAEGHETNFISAEIRAQLQAVFDKFESSVKIVGHYDDGDLSRELRGFMDEFAGLTDKVTYEERDDANGAPGIEFLRADGTPSGITFHAVPGGHEFNSFILALYNVAGPGQELRPETRAKMEQISAPADVKVLMSLSCTMCPDVVAAVQRIAAECTDVRADIYDIRYFPELKEKYSIMSVPCMIVGDDLFFGKKNIDEVADILVNRG, via the coding sequence ATGTATGATGCCGTCATTGTCGGCGGCGGCCCTGCGGGGCTTTCTGCTGCCATCTATCTGGCACGCGCCAAGTGCAAGGTGCTCGTCGTCGAGAAGGAGAAGGTCGGCGGGCAGATCACGATTACTGCTGATGTCGTGAACTATCCCGGCACAGGCAAGATCAGCGGCGTCGATCTCGCGGCACAGATGGAGGCGCAGGCGCGCGGCTTCGGTGCAGAATTTATTACAGCGGAGGTCATCGGGCTGAAGCTCGATCAGGAGATCAAGGAGCTCGAGACGACGGCGGGCACAGTGGAAGCTCTGACCGTTATCCTCGCGACGGGGGCGAATCCGCGCAAGGTCGGATTTTACGGCGAGAAGAAATTTCAGGGGCGCGGCGTTGCTTACTGCGCGACCTGCGATGCTGAGTTCTTTACGGGCATGGACATCTTTGTCATCGGCGGCGGTCTTGCGGCGGTGGAGGAGAGCATGTTCCTTTCCCGCTACGGCAAATCCGTCACGATCCTCGTACGCAGTGACAAGTTCCGCGCGCCGCAGACGGCGGTGGATGCGCTCGCGAACTACCCGAACATCAAGGTGCGCTTTAATACGATTGTGGAGCGTGTCGGCGGTGAGACGATGATCTCCTATGCCGATTTCCGCGACGAGGCGACGGGGAAGATCGAGCACTATATGGCGAAGGAAGGGGAGACGTTCGGCGTCTTTGTCTTTGCGGGCTACGTGCCAAACACAGGGCTCTTCCGTGAGCATATTGCGCTTAGTGAGCAGGGCTATATCATCACGAACGAGGAGAAGGAGACGAATGTCAAGGGGGTCTTTGCGGCGGGCGATGTCTGCATCAAGACGCTCCGTCAGGTGGTGACGGCGGTCTCGGACGGTGCGGTCGCTGCGGTTGCGGCAGAGCGTCATGCGGCAGCGCTGCACGACCGTCTGAAATTGGAGGCGTTCGCACGCGCCGAGGTGGATGCGAGCCGTTTCGAGCAGAGGAAGTCCTCTATCGAGAAGGAAGCGGCAGAGGGGCATGAGACGAATTTCATCTCTGCCGAGATCCGCGCGCAGCTGCAGGCGGTCTTTGACAAATTTGAGAGCTCGGTCAAGATTGTCGGGCACTATGACGACGGCGACCTCTCGCGCGAACTGCGCGGCTTTATGGATGAGTTTGCGGGGCTGACAGACAAGGTCACCTATGAGGAGCGAGACGACGCAAACGGAGCGCCGGGCATCGAGTTCCTGCGCGCGGACGGGACCCCGAGCGGCATTACCTTCCACGCCGTTCCGGGAGGGCATGAGTTCAACTCGTTCATCCTTGCCCTCTACAATGTGGCGGGACCCGGACAGGAGCTGCGTCCCGAGACGCGCGCGAAGATGGAGCAGATTTCTGCGCCTGCCGATGTCAAGGTGCTTATGTCGCTCTCCTGTACGATGTGTCCCGATGTGGTGGCCGCCGTGCAGCGTATTGCGGCGGAGTGCACAGACGTGCGTGCGGACATCTACGACATCCGATACTTCCCAGAGCTGAAGGAGAAGTACAGCATCATGAGTGTCCCCTGCATGATCGTTGGAGACGACCTCTTCTTCGGCAAGAAGAACATTGACGAGGTTGCTGATATATTGGTCAATCGCGGCTGA
- the ahpC gene encoding alkyl hydroperoxide reductase subunit C → MSLINKEISDFKADAFQKKAGAAQGEFVQYTKADLKGKWSVFFFYPADFTFVCPTELADLQEQYGEFQKLGCEIFGVSCDSHFVHKAWHESSDLVGKLTYPMLADPTAKLARDFEVYIEDDGRSERGTFVVNPEGKIVSYEVSAGNVGRNAQELLRKVQALQFVAEHGDEVCPARWKPGEKTLKPSFDLVGKL, encoded by the coding sequence ATGTCACTCATCAACAAGGAAATTTCCGATTTCAAGGCAGACGCATTCCAGAAGAAGGCCGGTGCGGCACAGGGCGAGTTCGTGCAGTACACGAAGGCGGATCTCAAGGGCAAGTGGAGCGTGTTCTTCTTCTATCCGGCGGACTTCACGTTTGTCTGCCCGACGGAGTTGGCAGACCTTCAGGAGCAGTACGGTGAGTTCCAGAAGCTCGGCTGCGAGATCTTTGGTGTCTCCTGCGACTCCCACTTCGTTCACAAGGCATGGCATGAGAGCTCCGACCTCGTCGGCAAGCTGACCTATCCGATGCTCGCAGATCCGACGGCAAAGCTCGCACGTGACTTCGAGGTCTACATCGAGGACGACGGTCGTTCCGAGCGCGGTACATTTGTTGTGAACCCCGAGGGAAAGATCGTTTCCTATGAGGTGAGTGCAGGCAATGTCGGCCGCAATGCACAGGAGCTTCTCCGCAAGGTGCAGGCGCTCCAGTTCGTTGCGGAGCACGGCGATGAGGTTTGCCCTGCACGGTGGAAGCCGGGCGAAAAGACGCTGAAGCCGAGCTTCGACCTCGTCGGCAAACTCTAA
- the nspC gene encoding carboxynorspermidine decarboxylase: MATYAEWRAEWNAVPTPSYLVYEDLLEKNLKILAEVAEDTGAKVLLAQKCFSMYHYYPLIGRYLSGTTASGIYEARLSQEEMGGENHVFKPAYEEEEIVQLASICDHIIFNSFAQWERFGAAARAAGASCGMRINPECSTQEHAIYDPCAPGSRLGVKIADFREDLLSGLDGLHFHTLCEQGADALAATLEAVEEKFGKYLYGMKWLNFGGGHHITRTDYDVLLLKKLIRHVQNTYDVAVYLEPGEAVALNAGFLVAEVLDVQAGGNVILNTSAACHMPDVIEMPYRPPVIGAGEAEEKAYTYTLAGPTCLAGDTIGTYSFDAPLAVGDRIVFGDMAIYTMVKNNTFNGMPLPHIIAAAPNGEWEIVRTFGYDDFKMRL, translated from the coding sequence ATGGCGACATATGCAGAGTGGCGTGCGGAGTGGAACGCAGTTCCAACGCCCTCCTATCTCGTATACGAAGACCTCTTGGAGAAGAATCTCAAAATTCTCGCTGAGGTCGCGGAAGATACGGGGGCAAAGGTGCTGCTCGCACAGAAGTGCTTTTCCATGTATCACTACTATCCGCTGATCGGACGCTATCTCTCGGGCACAACGGCGAGCGGCATTTACGAGGCTCGCCTTTCGCAGGAGGAGATGGGCGGGGAGAACCACGTCTTTAAGCCCGCCTATGAGGAAGAGGAGATTGTACAGCTCGCTTCGATCTGCGACCACATTATCTTCAACTCCTTTGCCCAGTGGGAGCGGTTCGGTGCGGCGGCGCGTGCGGCAGGTGCGTCCTGCGGCATGCGGATCAACCCCGAGTGTTCGACGCAGGAACATGCGATCTATGACCCGTGTGCACCCGGTTCGCGTCTCGGGGTGAAGATTGCAGACTTTCGGGAGGATCTGCTTTCGGGACTCGACGGGCTGCACTTCCATACACTCTGCGAGCAGGGGGCGGATGCACTCGCAGCAACGCTTGAAGCTGTGGAGGAGAAGTTCGGCAAATACCTCTATGGAATGAAGTGGCTGAACTTCGGCGGCGGTCACCATATCACGCGCACGGACTACGATGTCCTGCTGCTGAAGAAGCTGATCCGCCATGTACAGAACACTTACGATGTCGCGGTCTATCTCGAACCGGGCGAGGCGGTTGCGCTGAACGCTGGCTTCCTCGTTGCTGAGGTGCTCGACGTGCAGGCGGGCGGGAATGTTATCCTAAACACGTCCGCTGCGTGTCACATGCCCGATGTCATCGAGATGCCGTATCGTCCGCCCGTCATCGGTGCGGGCGAGGCGGAGGAAAAGGCGTATACGTATACGCTCGCGGGACCAACCTGTCTCGCGGGCGACACCATCGGCACATACTCTTTTGATGCGCCGCTTGCCGTGGGCGACCGCATCGTTTTCGGCGATATGGCGATCTATACGATGGTGAAGAACAACACATTCAACGGTATGCCGCTGCCGCACATCATCGCCGCTGCTCCGAACGGAGAATGGGAGATCGTGCGCACATTCGGCTATGACGATTTCAAGATGAGACTTTGA
- a CDS encoding saccharopine dehydrogenase family protein: protein MGKAMIIGAGGVASVAVHKCCQNPEVFEEILIASRTKSKCDALKAKLDGGRTKIQTAAVDADDVSALTALIREFQPDVVLNLALPYQDLHIMDACLAAGVHYVDTANYEPEDTAKFEYSWQWAYADRFREAGLTALLGSGFDPGVTGVFSAYAMKHEFDEINYIDILDCNGGDHGYPFATNFNPEINIREVSAKGSYWENGAWVETEPMEIKRVYDFAEVGPKDMYLLHHEELESLAKNIKGIKRIRFFMTFGESYLTHLRCLENVGMTSIEPIDFEGHKIIPLQFLKAVLPDPASLGPRTKGKTNIGCIFRGKKDGKEKNYYLYNVCDHEKCYAEVGSQAVAYTTGVPAMIGAMMVMTGKWRRPGVFNVEEFDPDPFMDALNVWGLPWQESHSPVLVD from the coding sequence ATGGGAAAAGCGATGATCATCGGTGCGGGCGGCGTGGCAAGCGTCGCCGTACATAAATGCTGTCAGAATCCGGAGGTCTTTGAGGAAATCCTCATCGCCTCGCGTACAAAGTCAAAATGCGATGCACTGAAGGCGAAGCTGGACGGGGGCAGGACGAAGATTCAGACCGCCGCCGTGGATGCGGATGATGTATCAGCGCTCACGGCACTCATCCGAGAGTTTCAGCCCGATGTGGTGCTCAACCTTGCGCTCCCGTACCAGGATCTGCACATCATGGACGCATGCCTTGCGGCGGGCGTGCACTATGTCGATACGGCGAACTACGAGCCGGAGGACACGGCGAAGTTCGAGTACAGCTGGCAGTGGGCATACGCCGATCGTTTCCGCGAGGCGGGGCTGACGGCGCTGCTCGGCTCGGGCTTTGATCCGGGTGTGACGGGCGTGTTCAGTGCGTACGCGATGAAGCATGAGTTTGACGAGATCAACTACATCGATATCCTCGACTGCAACGGCGGCGACCACGGCTATCCCTTTGCGACGAATTTCAACCCCGAGATCAACATTCGTGAGGTCTCGGCGAAGGGCAGCTACTGGGAAAACGGCGCATGGGTCGAGACGGAGCCGATGGAGATCAAGCGCGTCTATGACTTTGCCGAGGTCGGGCCGAAGGATATGTATCTCCTGCACCACGAGGAGCTTGAGTCGCTTGCAAAGAATATCAAGGGCATCAAGCGCATCCGCTTCTTTATGACGTTCGGCGAAAGCTATCTGACGCATCTGCGCTGCCTTGAGAACGTCGGCATGACCTCGATCGAGCCGATTGACTTCGAGGGACATAAGATCATCCCGCTTCAATTCCTAAAGGCGGTGCTGCCCGACCCCGCGAGCCTCGGCCCGCGCACAAAGGGCAAGACGAACATCGGCTGCATCTTCCGCGGAAAGAAGGACGGCAAGGAAAAGAACTACTATCTTTACAATGTCTGCGATCATGAAAAGTGCTACGCCGAGGTCGGTTCGCAGGCAGTCGCCTACACGACCGGTGTGCCTGCAATGATCGGTGCGATGATGGTGATGACGGGCAAGTGGCGCCGTCCCGGTGTGTTCAACGTCGAGGAGTTCGACCCCGATCCGTTCATGGATGCACTGAATGTATGGGGGCTGCCGTGGCAGGAGAGCCACAGCCCCGTATTGGTGGACTGA
- a CDS encoding methyl-accepting chemotaxis protein → MQFTSIRTKFLVSVLPVMLIGFLVFFGVSYKMASDMLVENADTIGKGVGKQAALEVQRIFETNEVHLETLARSSAILHGDDAARLAKLQEVKQDTDVFSNISYLDVNGIGIDSDGSVLDRSDRDYFKKAVQTKKVVVSEPVISAITGKVVTVIAVPVLENGTLTGIVTGTVGLSRFDETLSKMATYRTGQLVVMDETGIVIIHPNEAAQVGKLDFSKEVSSVKISMSLVDAFKSVIDKDEPALAHYARESGEEMTGILVPIHLDGRRWVVMSEASDSEILENAHALLMVLAGLTVVILLAISVIIFFISNSFAANIQKAVRVCEIINSGDLRETPKTITSQDEMGQLSDGFIKMRHTLNTLIKRIQSNAAELSASAEALTEASQQSAEASNHVAASITEIAEGAEHQSAASDSVANATASISNHAEKMSKQAGVVAEVTNHTVDRVREGRRSIDEVVSYMEQIKNGSETVDAAISALGKSSEEISHSVEVIGSIAEQTNLLALNAAIEAARAGEHGRGFAVVAEEVRKLAEESGEFSKRISETMQSVQADMERAVEAGKRGSEYVGHGLDSVRTADDVFQSIAESIQQLGDGVKDITTGIRQMENETQTVRAQIEEIQKVSTANADGAQSVSAATEEQSASMQEVAAATRRLSGLADELADETKKFKL, encoded by the coding sequence ATACAGTTTACATCCATTCGGACAAAGTTTTTAGTATCTGTATTGCCTGTGATGCTCATCGGTTTTCTTGTGTTCTTCGGCGTCAGCTACAAGATGGCGAGCGATATGCTCGTGGAGAATGCGGATACAATCGGCAAGGGCGTCGGCAAGCAGGCAGCGCTCGAGGTGCAGCGCATCTTCGAGACGAACGAGGTTCATCTTGAAACGCTGGCGCGGAGCTCGGCGATCCTTCACGGTGATGATGCGGCGCGGCTGGCAAAGCTGCAGGAGGTCAAGCAGGATACGGATGTGTTCTCAAACATTTCCTATCTGGATGTAAACGGCATTGGCATTGACTCGGACGGCAGTGTACTTGATCGCAGTGACCGTGACTATTTCAAGAAGGCGGTTCAGACGAAGAAGGTAGTTGTCTCTGAGCCGGTGATCTCGGCGATTACGGGCAAGGTAGTCACGGTTATCGCTGTTCCTGTTCTAGAGAATGGTACGCTCACGGGGATTGTCACGGGCACGGTCGGTCTCTCGCGGTTTGACGAGACGCTCTCGAAGATGGCGACGTACCGCACAGGACAGCTCGTCGTTATGGATGAGACGGGGATTGTCATCATCCATCCGAATGAGGCGGCGCAGGTCGGAAAGCTCGACTTCAGCAAGGAGGTCTCGAGCGTCAAGATCTCGATGAGCCTTGTGGATGCCTTTAAGTCTGTAATCGATAAGGATGAACCCGCACTTGCACACTATGCGCGTGAGTCGGGGGAGGAGATGACGGGCATACTCGTGCCGATTCATCTTGATGGTCGTCGCTGGGTCGTCATGTCAGAGGCATCCGACAGTGAGATCCTTGAGAATGCCCATGCGCTGTTGATGGTGCTCGCGGGGCTGACGGTTGTCATTCTCCTCGCAATCTCGGTGATTATCTTCTTCATCTCGAACAGTTTTGCGGCAAATATTCAGAAGGCAGTACGCGTCTGTGAGATCATCAACAGCGGCGATCTGCGCGAAACGCCGAAGACGATTACCTCGCAGGATGAGATGGGACAGCTCTCGGATGGCTTCATCAAGATGCGGCACACGCTCAACACACTGATCAAGCGGATTCAGTCCAACGCCGCAGAGTTGTCGGCCTCGGCGGAGGCGCTCACCGAGGCATCACAGCAGTCTGCGGAGGCATCGAACCACGTTGCTGCGTCGATCACTGAGATCGCAGAAGGTGCAGAGCATCAGTCTGCCGCCTCTGACTCGGTTGCAAATGCGACGGCATCGATTTCAAATCATGCGGAAAAGATGTCGAAGCAGGCAGGTGTGGTTGCAGAGGTGACAAACCACACGGTCGACCGCGTGCGTGAGGGGCGCCGCTCCATTGACGAGGTCGTCAGCTACATGGAACAGATCAAGAACGGCTCCGAGACGGTCGATGCCGCGATCTCGGCGCTTGGCAAAAGCTCCGAGGAGATCAGCCACAGCGTCGAGGTCATCGGCAGCATTGCCGAGCAGACGAACCTGCTCGCGCTTAACGCGGCGATTGAGGCTGCGCGTGCGGGCGAGCATGGGCGCGGCTTTGCCGTTGTTGCCGAGGAGGTCCGAAAGCTCGCCGAGGAGTCGGGCGAGTTCTCGAAGAGGATCTCAGAGACAATGCAGTCCGTACAAGCGGATATGGAGCGTGCGGTGGAGGCCGGCAAGCGCGGCAGCGAGTATGTCGGGCACGGCCTGGACTCGGTGCGCACGGCAGACGACGTGTTCCAGTCGATCGCAGAGTCGATTCAGCAGCTCGGTGACGGCGTGAAGGACATTACCACAGGCATCCGACAGATGGAGAATGAGACGCAGACGGTACGTGCGCAGATCGAGGAGATCCAAAAGGTCAGCACGGCAAACGCTGATGGTGCGCAGAGCGTATCTGCGGCGACGGAGGAGCAGTCCGCGTCGATGCAGGAGGTTGCTGCGGCGACGCGTCGCCTCTCCGGTCTTGCGGATGAGCTTGCGGATGAGACGAAGAAGTTCAAACTGTAA
- a CDS encoding FAD-dependent oxidoreductase: MAVHVINEARRCLQCKKPLCRIKGCPVQTNVPEMVRLFLDGKINEAGAMLYDNNPMSVFCSLVCDHDAQCEGNCIQGRRGAPIQISSIEHYISDTYLDKLVLSRKSYNGHNVAVIGAGPAGIVVAVKLAQEGYGVTIFERMQKIGGMLRYGIPDFRLPPSTIDRYREKLHTLGIHIRPNTTIGGALSVDDLFRDGYEAIFMGTGAWRAKSLGIHGETLGNCHFAVNYLQNPDVYHLGDRVAVIGSGNSAMDVARTAIRKGSRYVTIYARRNGISASERELEYALMDGCEIQYAKGIHSVTPEGPMLYDRVFDEDQNLISEGEPYLIPADSTVIAASQAAKDKIVRTTTGIKLNEKGLVIVDENGMTGRDGVFSAGDVVFGPWNVVQVVKEAKHVANAMIHYLEERGAKS, encoded by the coding sequence ATGGCTGTTCACGTCATCAACGAGGCACGCCGCTGTCTGCAGTGCAAGAAGCCTCTCTGCCGCATCAAAGGCTGCCCCGTGCAGACGAACGTCCCCGAGATGGTACGGCTCTTCCTCGACGGCAAGATCAATGAGGCGGGCGCGATGCTCTACGACAACAATCCGATGAGTGTCTTCTGCTCGCTCGTCTGTGATCATGACGCGCAGTGCGAGGGCAACTGCATTCAGGGGCGGCGCGGTGCTCCGATCCAGATCTCGAGCATCGAGCACTACATCTCAGACACCTACCTCGACAAGCTCGTCCTCTCGCGCAAGTCCTACAACGGCCACAACGTCGCCGTCATCGGTGCGGGACCTGCGGGCATTGTGGTCGCGGTGAAGCTCGCGCAGGAGGGCTATGGCGTCACGATCTTTGAACGAATGCAGAAGATCGGCGGCATGCTGCGCTACGGCATTCCGGATTTCCGCCTGCCGCCTTCGACCATTGACCGCTACAGAGAGAAACTCCATACGCTTGGCATCCACATTCGTCCGAACACGACGATCGGCGGTGCGCTCAGTGTAGACGATCTCTTCCGCGACGGCTACGAGGCGATCTTTATGGGAACGGGCGCATGGCGTGCGAAGAGCCTCGGCATCCACGGAGAAACGCTCGGCAATTGTCACTTCGCCGTCAATTATCTCCAGAACCCCGATGTCTACCACCTCGGCGACCGCGTTGCCGTCATCGGCTCCGGCAACTCCGCGATGGATGTGGCACGCACAGCGATCCGCAAGGGCAGCCGTTACGTCACGATCTACGCGCGGCGCAATGGGATCTCCGCAAGTGAGCGCGAGCTCGAGTATGCACTGATGGACGGCTGTGAGATCCAGTATGCCAAGGGCATTCACTCTGTCACGCCTGAAGGCCCAATGCTGTATGACCGCGTCTTTGACGAAGATCAGAACCTCATCAGCGAGGGCGAACCCTACCTCATTCCCGCGGACAGTACGGTCATCGCGGCAAGTCAGGCGGCAAAGGACAAGATTGTCCGCACGACGACGGGCATCAAGCTCAATGAGAAGGGATTGGTTATCGTCGATGAGAACGGCATGACCGGACGCGACGGCGTATTCTCTGCGGGCGACGTTGTATTTGGTCCATGGAACGTCGTGCAGGTCGTCAAGGAAGCAAAACACGTCGCAAACGCAATGATTCATTATTTGGAAGAGCGCGGTGCGAAGTCGTAA